The segment CACTCAGCCTTCCTGCCTGAATCCTCCCTGTCCAGATGCAGCCGGATGTGGGGGCGCTATTAGCCCACACACTGTGATAAACTCCTTGCGGTGGCACGTGAATATGCTAACGGGATTCGCGGCGGTGTAGCTGCTGCTGCCCCCCGGGAAAAGCTCTcgcaaaatgaggaaaaataaaactgtCCACAGACGGTGCTGTTGAGAAGCTTTTTGGGGGTGAAAACAAACCCGAAAGAGTTTCCTCTGGGAAATCCCCTTTTGTAAGCGGCAAGTGCAAAAGTTTAGCTGTGTGGCTGTAGTGGCCAATTCCGTGGGAAATGCGTGTGCGAGGATTTTCCGTCGATCcctttttttcacataaaaaaatcccccaaaaaaagtGTGGTGCGAGATTTTTCAGCGATGCACcgtctttttatttttctcaagcaCACACGCCGTTTATTACCGGAAACATTCGCATGGGAAATCCTCGTGGCCGGCTAAAGCAAGCTGAGGCTCCATTTTTCACACGCGAACACGCCTTTTTGccgatttttctttacatttatgatttttctcactaaaaaaaattcaacactccgccatattggaaaattttgacaaCTCTCTTGACATTTTGGTAGTGAGCCCGGTTTTGCACGTACCCCTTGGAATGGCGGGAGAgaagtttttgaattatttttcccaaaagatAATTgtgaaaagtgtgaaaattattttttatgctgtggaaaatttttgattttcttacacagaGACCACAacgagaaattttaaaagaaaatatagaagGTTCTAATGCTGCCGTGAAAGcgaagattaaattaaaatgtatgtGAGAAGGACAAAAAATTGTCATCAAGGTCCCACCGGGTTGGCCGCGTCCGATTGCACAAATCAtgttatttgaatttcaacgaacttcttttttgctttttccccaaaaatgttattttcttgtttttccgcCAATTTTTGGCCAGAATACTTATACTTGGAATACTTATGGGTGCCCCGGGGCCTCTGGGGAGCCGTTCAGTGCGGAAATTGGGGCTGGCGGAAAGACGGTTGGGAATTTTACACGACTCGGTTTTTcgggaaatggattttcgcggACTTTCTGCATTTTTGATGAGTGCGCCGTCGTTTCATGATTGCAAAAACCTACTTCCGGCCGGGAAATTCTTCGGGAAAcgcaagaaaattgagaaaaactgtGTATGAGCCGATTTTTATACGCCTATGTAATGTAATTAAATCGCGTAATTAATGTAATTAAGTCAGtgctcttcttctttttcttcttttcagtTTTGTGCAGGACCAAACTGACATTTCCGGACATTTCGGACATCCTACAGCCGGCTCTGTGTGTGCTTTTTGCATCAAacatttcattgcattttccaGCATTTTCCCATGATTGAGTGGACTTTTTCCCTCGCCACGGGCATCATAGCACTCACAGTGACCATTTGGTATGTGGTGAGGTACCTCCTGATTCACGACGTTGTCTACATTCAGGGTAGACCGAGGCACAGTTGGAAGTCATCAAAGCTCCTGGACAGAGTAAGATTCAATCGGATTTATGAGAGTTTCCCGGGAATTTTAGGCTTATTTGTCTTTCTCATGCGTTCAGGGATGCTACTGCTCTGTCTGTGAGATTCTCCTGGTGTCCACGGGACGCTTCTGTGACAGCTGTGGGGTGTGTTCGCATCCGGAATGCATAAAAGGGGCTGAGAAGCTGTTCAAGTGCAAGGAGAAGCACTCAAAGGAGGATCGTCCGTCGCGGCACAAGTGGACAAAGGGAAATTTACCGCTCAATAGAATCTGCTCGGCATGCCGGAAGGACATGGATGCTGTCCATGGGCCCGGTCTCTGCGGATTCCGGTGCATCTGGTGCCAAATGTGTGTTCACACAGCCTGTTTCCCACGGATGAGTGAAGTAAGTACTCCCTCCTGTAGCCTTTTGGGTGGGTTCTGCGGCATTTTCTCAATCGATTTTCTCTAGGACTGTGATTATGGTGAATTTCGCGATTTAATAATCCCACCGAATTGTATTGATGCCGTACGACGGCGTGGGAGTGCCAAGTTACTGCTGAAGAGCATAAAGGCAGCACCATGGCCAACATGGAAGCCCCTCATTGTCATTGCAAACGTCAAATCCGGCAGTAGTCGTGCCGATGATATTCTCTCCGTTTTCCGTGGAGTCCTCAATCCCCTGCAAGTGGCCGAAATGTCTCGCACGGGCCCTCAAGATGCCCTCCAGTGGGTGGCACGTATCAGCCCCAAGCCCTGCCGGGTTCTCGTGGCTGGAGGGGATGGCACAATCGGTTGGGTAATGAATACCCTCTTCTCAATGGCCGTGGAGTCTTTTCCGGAGATCTGTGTCCTTCCCCTGGGCACAGGGAATGATCTTTCGCGTGTCCTCAATTGGGGTTCTGAGGCCCCGGACACAATAGATCCCATTGAGTTCCTGCAGCAAGTACAGCGTGCCGAAGTGGCGAAGCTCGATCGGTGGGTGCTGGAAATTGCAGGAGCATCCTCGAGGATTCCCCTGAAGAGACTCTTGCGGCGCAATGTCTTCATGTACAACTACTTCAGCGTCGGAGTAGATGCGCAGGTCTCGCTGAATTTCCACCGTGCACGGGAGAGTCAATTTTACATGCTGAGCAGTCGTTTGATCAACAAGATGCTCTATCTCTGCTTTGGGACGCATCAGGTTGTCGTTCCGGACTGTGTGGGTTTGGACAAGGAGCTAGAGCTCTGGTTGGACGACGAGAAGATCGAACTGCCTGAGCTTCAATCCGTTGTATTCCTCAATATTGATTCTTGGGGCGCTGGAGTGAAGCTCTGGGGTGAGTTTTCTGCTTCTAATGGCTACTAAAGATAATGAACGAGAAACTCatgttgaaaagttttcttttcggATCGTTTGAAGTTCAAAAACCGTTAAAAAACTAAtctttattagttggtataccacaatcgtggccaacaccaagtattgtaatcgtcggaaaaaacgaccacctcagatcgggctcaaacttggtatgagcacgctTTAGACatcccaaactttgccttatagctcgataATAAATAGTAACAGAtcgagacttccggtttgaagttttctatagaaaaatgggtgtaaaatttcattttttcgcattttcaaaatccaagatggttaccgtccgccattttgaaacaccgtcaaaCACTTCCCTCATATAGCTAGAGctgtgaaattttagtatgttgtagagcttaATGAGTCGTTtccatcgataattcatacttgaaaatcggtcaagccgtttagcaaagatggcggcctaaagccaaaagtgtttttttttatatattcgagaacggcttgaccgattttgaccatcttggtatcaaatgaaaggtttccaGAAGCCCTATAACTGTCTAGAatattccaagttccaaaaatggccgcaagaggcgataaaaacaaaaacaaaagttACCTAactttaacctctaggccgccaagcggggtcgttgaacgaccccagccctatatttcgtgctataacttaataaatataaaagataccattcccatcttttggaaataagttttttggttatctgaggaggttgtgtaaaaatttcagctcaatccgaccaccacaagaaaagttattaaggaaaatgtagaagaagggaattcaaaaattggtgtaacggccatgctgcggaaaatttcttagaatgaagttagtcacatcataaatcatatggttgaagggggttgaagggttgtgtttactttctcactttaccatctcagtgtcagaattatcgcgaataagtaacataaacaacataaaacataattagaagcatataaatgtgcaaaacaataaagaatattcgagaaatattgccatttatcacggtgcgggaagtgaggggaatgtggggaagtagtgaaaaaaatagcagttgcagtcaacttcgtggcaaatttctcacgaagaaagtgtgaaaaatgagtgaaaaatgtttttccctaatatcttcttctgcgtgtttccgggtggcgaatttgtgatgcaaggggcaagaggactatataaggagtctaaaggtagtgacccgacagttcccggttttatagtttatgagaaaatcgacttccttcttggggtcgttcaacgaccccaccttggcgctctaaggaagctccaaggtcttggcggccagcaggttaaggGGCAATATGTCTGACTCTccaattttgatatgttgtaacTGGACTCGATATCTTTCACCatgcaaaaaatgaaaaaaatatctatgtcatcgtttagaagatatagctaagctatttgaaaaattctagaatttgaaagttttaagaGCCATATATCTTGAACGACTTATCCGATATtactcaacttggtatcaaattaaaggttttgcaattctctacaactttctagaacattggaaatctttagaaaattgaaaagcattatatactttttaaaccattttaggaaaatttattaatattttattatttatttacattttattgcaactAGCGCAACGCTGATATATACTTTCTTGCAACTATttttaaggtgattttttacaagttaattattttgtttaaaattgatattttagtGTGTTTTTAGGTAAACTATTCTTTAAGAAGTTGTAGAAAAGACTTTAGAATGCAAAAAcagttaaatttttcaagttattgaaataataaagaaaatcttgaaatttcggcAACATCGCGATAAAGTATACTGCATCGTTTTCCATGCAACCATATTTGCAACTTTAGCAACTAAGGAATAAACTGTCTTGCAACGTTGCTTCAGAGTTTCCAAAGTTAAAGTTGCAAGGTGTTTGTTGGGTATAATGTTAGGCCTCAAAACAGCTTTCATGTGATagagaaaggaattttctagaataactagaaattaagaaaaagatcaAAGAAGTTTCCACCCGaattgacataaaatgtgaaaattcgtatatttcccatcgcatttccgggaaatgaccacgcttttcttgagtctttgacaatgccctatgataatttaaaaattaaatttagttaCATCTTTGGGGACTAACTCCTCAGATTGTGAATAGCTCtctttctgtaggtctaataggacttgagatataaccattttttgtatttcaaattgatgaatttcattttaaaaaaaatcaattttgtctactaatactgctcacaaattaaattacaacgcatataGACTGACCCCTCTGCGTTGTGGTATATACCAACTTTTATAACTgaacgcgttatgattgactttgaaTTTCGGGTCGCTTCGGAATGTAACGATTCGAGGCGAAAACTCGCCGCACCGAGAAACTCGTCCGTTGCagccatttttctttttaatttttgttggaaaaagtttaaaattttaatcaaaattctcTAGAAATGAGCAGAGATGAAGATGAGTCAGCCGTGAATAGCTTTGGTGATGGGATAATTGAAGTTCTGGGCATTGTTTCCTCCTTTCACATTGCCCAACTACAAGTTGGTCTCAGTAAACCCATTCGCTTGGGTCAGGCGCGGACTGCACGGGTTCGGCTCCTCAAAACGTGCCCCGTGCAGGTGGACGGTGAACCGTGGGAGCAGACACCGTGTGAGATTGTCATCAAATGCACCGACCAGGCCACTGTATTGAAGAGGAAGAATTAAGGAGAATTCCCCTCTAGAATCAACCAGCACTGTGTACTTCAAAATGTGATCTTTCTTTCGGAATCTCAAGTTTTATTTGCGAATTTAttgtattaaaagaaaatattatttattggtATTGTCCATGGATGGTtagttagaataaaaattagactGCTTAAAAAGAATGGAAgggaagttttatttaatcagGCGATGGAGTCCTTGTTCTTCTTCGAATGGcctttatttcctttaaaaaaaaatgtagccgtttttttttgtaacagaacaaattaaggagatttttctctctcaaaacaGATAAAAATGTACAATTCATGAGCAAGAAATCTCTCTCAAATCACTATCGTCCGATGTTTATGGGTTCATCAGCCATTCCAAGTTCATCCGTTGCCGCCTTGGAgcctttcttcttcttggagTACCAGAAGAACATGATTGCCGATATCAAGTTCACAGCGAAGCAAATCCACGCCAAGAAAATCCCATAACCAAatctgaaggaaaaaaaaaacattaaaaagatGCAGATTAATAATCAAGAGATTTTGAAGCGTTAAGGTGAGTTGGCTCACCTGTATGTAGCGCCTTTGGGGAAGGTGTAGGCGAGATGTTCCTTTTGGTATTCAATAGAAGCCGCCAACACCTGAATAACAACGAGACTCGTTGCCGCTGAAAACAAGAGAGTATGCAAATGAGATGGGGGGTGGTTTCCCTGTGCGAGggtgaattaataaaatgcagGAGAGGAGCAAAACTTTTCCTAATGGACTCTAAATGCGATGCCAACACTGAGGGAAAagttttcaacaaaaaaaaactttcaagaactttttttttgttgaattaataaaacgtTCTGTTCTATCTTTCCACTGAAAGCTGTTAATTTCTATTCAAATTTATTGTATTGTAGTGGAAAGGAATGAAAACTTTACtattgatgattttattttatttgaatttaatcgtTAGGTCGCCATTTTACTTTCCAAAGCGTCagtgaaaaggatttttcgtTTTctattttgttgttgaaa is part of the Lutzomyia longipalpis isolate SR_M1_2022 chromosome 3, ASM2433408v1 genome and harbors:
- the LOC129791877 gene encoding diacylglycerol kinase epsilon, which gives rise to MIEWTFSLATGIIALTVTIWYVVRYLLIHDVVYIQGRPRHSWKSSKLLDRGCYCSVCEILLVSTGRFCDSCGVCSHPECIKGAEKLFKCKEKHSKEDRPSRHKWTKGNLPLNRICSACRKDMDAVHGPGLCGFRCIWCQMCVHTACFPRMSEDCDYGEFRDLIIPPNCIDAVRRRGSAKLLLKSIKAAPWPTWKPLIVIANVKSGSSRADDILSVFRGVLNPLQVAEMSRTGPQDALQWVARISPKPCRVLVAGGDGTIGWVMNTLFSMAVESFPEICVLPLGTGNDLSRVLNWGSEAPDTIDPIEFLQQVQRAEVAKLDRWVLEIAGASSRIPLKRLLRRNVFMYNYFSVGVDAQVSLNFHRARESQFYMLSSRLINKMLYLCFGTHQVVVPDCVGLDKELELWLDDEKIELPELQSVVFLNIDSWGAGVKLWEMSRDEDESAVNSFGDGIIEVLGIVSSFHIAQLQVGLSKPIRLGQARTARVRLLKTCPVQVDGEPWEQTPCEIVIKCTDQATVLKRKN